The proteins below come from a single Maylandia zebra isolate NMK-2024a linkage group LG23, Mzebra_GT3a, whole genome shotgun sequence genomic window:
- the LOC101486701 gene encoding tubulin alpha-1C chain: MRECISIHVGQAGVQMGNTCWELYCLEHGIQPDGHMPSDKPTGGYDDSFTTFFSETGNGKYVPRAIFVDLEPTVIDEVRTGTYRQLFHPEQLISGKEDAANNYARGHYTVGKEHIDSVLDRIRKLSDQCTGLQGFLVFHSFGGGTGSGFTSLLMERLSVDFGKKSKLEFAIYPAPQVSTAVVEPYNSILTTHTTLEHSDCAFMVDNEAIYDICRRNLDIERPSYTNLNRLISQIVSSITASLRFDGALNVDLTEFQTNLVPYPRIHFPLATYAPVISAEKAYHEQLTVAEITNSCFEPANQMVKCDPRHGKYMACCLLYRGDVVPKDVNVAIGNIKTKRSIQFVDWCPTGFKVGINYQPPTVVPGGDLAKVQRAVCMLSNTTAIAEAWARLDHKFDLMYAKRAFVHWYVGEGMEEGEFSEAREDMAALEKDYEEVGVDSFEEDEEGEEY, encoded by the exons ATG CGTGAGTGTATCTCCATCCATGTTGGCCAGGCCGGTGTCCAGATGGGCAACACCTGCTGGGAGCTGTACTGCCTGGAGCACGGCATCCAGCCAGATGGCCACATGCCCAGCGACAAGCCCACCGGAGGCTATGACGACTCCTTCACCACCTTCTTCAGTGAGACCGGCAATGGGAAATACGTCCCCAGAGCCATCTTTGTGGACCTGGAGCCCACTGTTATCG ATGAGGTCCGTACAGGAACGTACCGCCAGCTCTTCCACCCTGAGCAGCTGATCTCCGGGAAGGAGGATGCTGCAAACAACTACGCCCGCGGCCACTACACTGTGGGAAAGGAGCACATCGACTCTGTTCTTGACAGGATCCGCAAACTG TCTGACCAGTGCACAGGTCTCCAGGGTTTCCTCGTCTTTCACTCCTTTGGTGGAGGAACCGGCTCTGGTTTCACCTCTCTGCTCATGGAGCGTCTCTCTGTAGACTTTGGCAAGAAGTCCAAGCTGGAGTTTGCCATCTATCCAGCTCCTCAAGTGTCCACAGCTGTGGTGGAGCCCTACAACTCCATCCTGACCACCCACACCACCCTGGAGCACTCCGACTGTGCCTTCATGGTGGACAATGAGGCCATCTATGACATCTGCCGAAGGAACCTGGACATCGAGCGCCCATCTTACACCAACTTGAATCGCCTCATCAGCCAGATTGTCTCCTCCATCACCGCCTCCCTTCGCTTCGATGGAGCCTTGAATGTGGACCTGACAGAGTTCCAGACCAACCTGGTGCCCTACCCTCGCATCCACTTCCCTCTGGCCACCTATGCCCCTGTTATCTCAGCAGAGAAGGCCTATCACGAGCAGCTCACCGTGGCTGAGATCACCAACTCTTGCTTCGAGCCGGCCAATCAGATGGTGAAATGTGACCCTCGCCATGGAAAGTACATGGCCTGCTGCCTCCTGTACCGTGGTGATGTGGTGCCCAAAGATGTCAATGTCGCTATCGGCAATATCAAGACGAAGCGATCCATCCAGTTTGTGGACTGGTGTCCTACAGGCTTCAAGGTGGGCATCAACTACCAGCCCCCCACCGTGGTTCCTGGAGGAGACCTGGCCAAGGTGCAGAGAGCAGTGTGCATGCTGAGCAACACCACTGCCATCGCAGAGGCCTGGGCTCGACTCGACCACAAGTTCGATCTGATGTATGCCAAGAGGGCCTTCGTCCACTGGTATGTGGGAGAGGGAATGGAGGAGGGAGAGTTCTCAGAGGCCAGAGAGGACATGGCTGCCCTGGAGAAGGATTATGAGGAGGTCGGCGTCGACTCGTTCGAAGAAGATGAAGAGGGGGAGGAGtattaa